cagtgcaatggtgtgatcttggcttgctgcaacctctgccttgtgggttcaagcgattctcctgcctcagcctcctgagtagccgggattacaggcgcccgccatcacgcctgaccaatttttgtatttttagtagaggggggtttcaccatgttggccgggctggtctcttcctgacctcaggtgaatcacccacctcggcctcccaaagtgctgggattacaggcatgagccacctcacccagccttatTCCCAATTTAAAACCTCACAAGTTTGGGGGTGGAGGGGATAGACACAAGCCAATTTTAAAACGTATTTGAAAGTTCAAAAGGAAAATCTAAATAACAAAATTGGGATGTTTATATTACTAGATACCGAGACTTTGtaaaaagctatagtaattaagacaTGGTGGTATTgatgaaaaaatagacaaatgaggtAATGAGCTATATAAGTGGCTAGAAACAGACCTGTTCCTGTATGGTCACCTGATTTTTCTACAAAGCTGCCACTGCAGTTCACTGGGGAAAAGGATGATCTTTATGATAAATGGTGCTGAATCAACTGGATAGCTGCTTGGATAAAAACCTTGACCTTTACATCAAACCATGcacaaaattaatttgagatgggTAATAGAATGAAGTGGGctataacaataaaatatctgGAAGGAAAcataaggaaatatctttagagaaggcaaacatttattgaataagatgCAGAAAGCCTTAACCAAAAAAAGATTGACTAAATTAAGATGTTGTAAGATTTAAATTCATTAAAGAACTTCTGTTAATCAAAAGATAGCGTTAAGAGATGGAAAAAGTCCAGTtttaaagaatgaacaaaagacttaaaatggacttgtcaaaaaaaaaaaaagaaagaaaaggataaccTAAATGGTCTATTAAGCACATGAACAAGATACtcaatggccaggcgcggtggctcacgcctgtaatcccagcactttgggaggccgaggtgggcagattatttgaggtcaggagttcgagatgagcctgagcaacatagtgaaaccctgtctctacaaaaattagctgggcgtggtggtgtgcacctgtaattccagctgctcaggaggcaggagaatccttgaaccggggaggtggaggttgcggtgagccatgatcatgccactacactccagcctgggtgacagagtgagactccatctcaaaaaggaaaaagaaaaagggtacTCAACAACTTTCGTCCTTGGGGATATCAAATTAAATCCAACAAATACCACCATACACCCaacaaaatgactaaaatttaaaatactgataaTTTGCAGTATCGGTAAAGATGTGGAGCAATGGTGTTAAGAGGATTATGAattggtatagccactttgggaaactgatGGTGTCTGCTACTTAATAAAATAAGCCTTCTCTGTGACCTGAGAAGTTCTACTGCTTTGTTATATACATGCCTAAGATAAATATGTCCATGGCTATTCATAGcatttgtaatagccccaaacttgAAATAATCCAAATAGAGTAGTAAAGATACTGtcatatattcatacaatggaatacagattgaatattttttatccaaaatgcttgggaccccaagtgtttggattttggattttttcagatttttgaatatttgcattatacttaccagttAAGCATCCCTAATTGGataatctgaaatctgaaatgctccagtgagcattttgTTTGAGCATCATATTAGCACTAAAAAAGTTTTgggttttggagcattttggatttcagattagGGATTCTCAGCTTGTATTTCAAGTGACTGTTAAACACAGTTATATGGGTGTGTGTCACAGATGCAATAATGAGCAAAAGAGCATTCTCATGTTTCTTTTTGTCTAAAAGTCTAATTCATAAATGTATCAAATCAATATATACTGGTAGCAGTAAGGATAGTAACCTTAGGCATTACTGTCATGGTTAGGGCACAAGGGAATCTTCAGGGTTGCAGGAAGCATTCTGTATCTTGATCTGGATGGTGGTTACTCAGGTATATAGATAGTTTAAAATTCATTGAGTTACACCTGTAAAGTTAGTATActatatgtatgtaaaatgttaaaatattttctaaacagtAATAAGTATGGTAGATATTTGCTATAATGGGATTTTATCTGGTCTGAAATTACAACATGCTGAAAATTTCTAGGAAATTTTTGATCCAAAAATGTTACGTGGTGAAGTGGAAAAAGTACTGGCCTTTGAGTTAGAAGACTGATTCTGAATCCTTCTCTGCTGCTTCTCACTCCCATCAGTCTTATAAAACCTGGGCACTGTGATCTTATGCGAGTTATTTAGTCTCTGTCATTGTGCAGTGGAGATAATCGCTTCCCTTTTCAGATCCTGGAGTGTGAAAAGGATTGAATGAAATGATTGATGTGAAGGTGCTTTGTACCTAATGAAGTATGCCGATTTATAGTGTCTTAAAATCCAGCAAGGTTCAGATATCCAAACACTGGAATCCCTCATGGATGCTGCGATAGCAGTCTAGTTGCCCTATGTAACAGGTTGCCCGgatgatttcttccttttttcagaACTCTTGAGAGTACATAAAGGAGCAGGACTTTTGAATTGGAAGACAGCTGGGATTGCCCTGAGACATCTGCCTTATTCTGTCCAACCTTTGgctaatttatttctaatttctaaaactCATCAGAGTTTTAAACATTGGGAAAACGTTTAGCTTCTCTAACTGCATTCATCAATTCTTCAATGTGACTGATTATTAAATACACTTTTATGTGCCACTAAGTTGGGGGGGGACTGCCAATTATAATTGTAAGAAGCTTTTAATTGCAAGAGTGTCACAACTTCAGAAATATTAATTAAGGGAGAAATGTGCATCCTACAGTCAAAATTTCTGTgcagtgtgtttttgttttttgttttggtaaattTTTAGTTTCTGTGGATTTGCATGACTTACAAGTTGAAGCACTTTATAGCTCTGTAAAAATGTTAATTACACAATTACTTGAGAAGTCAAAATTATACAGAGGGAGTAAAATAAATACTAGGTAAAATATTCACCACTGtcatttgaatgttttaaattgaCATACTGAAGTGACACACATTAGTCTTTTGACTTAGTAGTCAAGTTACAACTAAGTTTTGataatttactgtttttcttgTTCATTGCTATTATCTCTATGAACAACTGATACGTAGTAGGCTCtcaagcatttgttgaatgagttaATACAGTTTGTAAGTACTTTTAGCTGTGTGTTTGTTGTCTGAAAGCAGTCTGAGACCTTTAATTCTTCCAaggcaaatactttttttttttttttttttttttgagacagagttttgctcttgtctcccagactggagtgcaatggcacgatctcagctcactgcaacctccaccccctgggttcaagcaattctcctgcctcagcctcccaagtagctgagattacagtcacccgccaccactcccggctaattcttgtatttttagtaaagacaaagcttcaccatgttggccaggctggtctcaaactcctgacctcaggtgatccacgcacctcggcctcccaaagtgctgggattacaggtgtgagccaccgcgcccggccacattttttttttcttaaactaaaaTCTTCCACATTTAAAACTAAAGCTGAGATGTCTTTTTGGTGTTAGAAAACCCCAAATGTGCATCAGAAGTAGGTAATTGATATTTGAGAATGAGCACTAAAGAAACGATGTCAGTTCTCATAATAAAAGCAGTTCTGCTGGATCATTGTTTTGAATTTCAGGGATAGTCTTATAAACTAGCATATTTGCTAAAGCACATTTGAATGTTATCTGTGTCTCCTCTTTATTGCctcctttttgcttttatattaacatattaatgGAATATATAACTTTTGCATGtggaggccttttttttttttttttttttttttaagcctcttATTGACCTGACAAAGGAATCAGCAATTTTTAGCAGGAAATATatggacttttattttattttactttacttttgagatggggtctcactcacccaggctgaagtgcagtggcacaatctcagctctctgcagcctccgcctcctggggtcaagtgaaccacttcagcctctgagtagctgggaccacaagcatgcaccatcatgcccagttaatttttttgtattttggtagagatggggtttcatcatgttgcccagggcgACCTttcactcctgagctcaagtgatctgcccaccttggcctcccagtgtgttggaattacaggcgtgagccaccatgcccagcctttatttttattttgcagagacagggtcttgctctgtcaccaaaaCTGAATTGCCctagtgccatcatagctcactgcagcctcaacctcctggcctcaagcaactctgctaccatgctaggctaattctgttttttaaaagagtctTCTGTTGACACAGGgccttgctttgctgcccaggctggtttcgaactcctggcttcaagcagtcctcccgctttgaccccccaaagtgctgggattacaggtgcaagctattgctcccagcctattttcttttcttaaatgccCTTTCACTTAAGATTAAATGAGAGCTCAGCAGTAAATTTAAGGTTAAAGGGAGTCAGGGGAGATGGTGATGAGAGAAAATGATTACAAGTTGAGTTCAGTGGAGCAAGTAAGGAACTCCTCTCTTTCTCCATGCACCATTCCACTCCCTTTCATCCCACAAGTTACTGGAAACCATATTATCTTATGGCTCAGTAATGCAAAAATGCCTCAGTCCATCTAAATAGCCTTTAGAGGTTTTAATATAGTGCTCTATTGGGAATATTAAcaatatgttaaattttaatacatagctgatatcttttttgtatttgttttgatcAGAAAGTGGAGATAGCAGTAGCTAAAATTTTGGGGACTGCTGGTAACATTCCAAGAAAGTGTGAAGCTAAATCACctactaaaaattacaatttaatcTCCTTTTCTTCATAGCACGTTGTTCTTAATGATGCTATTCTGACATCCTACTAGATGCAGGATAAGAAAACAGGCCAGACTTTAAAGGGTGCGGGctctgaaacctttttttttttttttttttttttgagacggagtctcgctcttcttgcccaggctgaagtacaatggggcaatctcagctaattgcaacctcgcctcccaggttcaagcgattctcctgactcagcctcccgattagctgggattacaggcatgcatcatcacacctggctaattttgtatttttggagagatggggtttctccatgttgatcaggctggtcttgaactcccaacctcaggtgatctgccggcctcagcctcccaaggtgctgggattacaggtgtgagctactgcactcggCCCTGAAATCTTTTAGGTCTCTTTGGCTACTAGGCCCCAGGATGGCCACAGTACAGCAAAAAACAGGACTGCATTTCATCAACAGCAGACTTAAGGAGCATCATCAGGAGCCAGTAACATTGAAAATAGAAGTCAAAGATCAtagaataacattattttaaaccaTGGGACCAAATAGGGTCGTTTGCTGCCTGTGtgagttttctgatttttaaaatatgggcaTGACTCTTTGTAAAAGATTATTATGTGAgtaaattttagaaaactgacttttatttattatttgtcagtACGAGGATGTCGTCCAGGAAAGATTGTGCAGATGACTGAAGCAGAAGTTCGGGGCTTATGTATCAAGTCTCGGGAGATCTTTCTCAGCCAGCCTATTCTTTTGGAATTGGAAGCACCGCTGAAAATTTGTGGTATGTAAATGGGTAAAGTTGGAAACAACTCTTTCGAATCATGTTTTTCCTCCCATGTTTACATTGAGGATGATctagagaaaacattttctgaaaattttgtaTAAAACCGATCAGTAGGCTTTACTAAATAAAAGTGTATAAAAATTGAAGCTTATAAAAATGACAAGTTACAGACAAGATGAAAGTACTTGCTATATATACAACAGATAAAAGGAGttctatttataatatataaagagttcttagaaataaataagagaaagacaGTAGTATATAAAAGTAACATAGGAAGAGGAAGATCTTAGAAGAAATtcaaatggccagtaagcataaagacctcagcctctttagtaatCAGTGATGTGCAATTTAAAACAAGTCTCCAACTCTAGTCAgattacaaaagaaaaccaaagattgATGTTTAATGTTGTCAAGGATGTCAAGAAAAGGGCATTTTACTACACTGGTTAGAGAAAAATAGGTGTATAATTTAGAGGGTCAGTATGGCAACATCTGTGTCTTCTaacttttatgttatttaaatttgttttgaagATTATGCTACTTTATAACTTGTATTCTTTTAAGTTTTACAGTGGCTTTTTTACAGTGCCCAGCAAATAAGAAATACTAGCtaagtaaatgtttgttttttggttggttggttggtttttctttgagacagagtttcacttttgttgcccaggctggagtgcaatggcatgatctcggctcattgcaacctccagctcccggattcaggtgattcttctgcctcagcctccgagtagctgggattacaggcgtgtgccaccatgcccagctgattttttgtatttttagtagagacagggtttcttcatgttggccaggctggtctcaaactcctgacctcaggtgatccacccacctcgacctcccaaagtgctgggattataggcatgagccatgcagCTGgccagtaaatgtttgttgaatggatCAATGAACTTAGAATATCATACCTTTAAGTAAGAGGTAGTAGTTCGGAATTTGGGTAAAGTAATCAGTCCCCTGTATAAACTTAAATGAAGCAAATGTAGTTATAGAGGTGATCTTAAAATTAGAATTAAGTATTAAAGTATTCTTTGAAggtttctttaaaatgtaatatagaaATAACTTGAAGGTAATAGAAGTTATTTGTACTACGTATTTCTAAAGTTTTACTATTTGTCTCCATATTTGGCGTTAAAAAGTTACGTAAGTTAAACTACCAGATAATAAGATTGTTTTAGTTATCTATTGTTGTATAATAAATCATTCCAAAACTTTGTGGCTTACAGCAACATTAATTTACCATCTCacaatttctgtgggtcaggaattcaggaacaGCTTAGTGGGTCCTCTGGCTCTGGGTCTCTCACAAGGCTCCAATTAAGGCGTGATCtcgggctgcagtcatctgaaggttgAACTGTGAAAGGATTCAGTTCCTTATAGGCTGATGGACTAAGAGCCTCAGTTCCAAATGAGCTGTTGGTCAGAGGCCTCCCTCAGTTCTTTGCTACGTGGGATGCTTCATTAGACAGCTGGTTTCATCAGCGAGCATGGAAGAAGGTGAGAGAGTGCAAGCAGGATGAAAGTCACAGTCTTTTGTAACTTAATCTTGGAAGTGACAGCCCATCTCACTTTTGCTTGTTAGAAGTCACTAAATATAGCCCATACTCAAGGGCAGGGGAGGATTACACAGGATGTGAACATTGGGAATCATTTCATAGAAGCTGCTTATAACAGTAACCAGTTTTTCTAAAactgactttttctctttttaggagATATTCATGGACAATATACGGATTTACTGAGATTATTTGAATATGGAGGTTTCCCACCAGAAGCCAACTATCTTTTCTTAGGAGATTATGTGGACAGAGGAAAGCAGTCTTTGGAAACCATTTGTTTGCTATTGGCTTATAAAATCAAATATCCAGAGAACTTCTTTCTCTTAAGAGGAAACCATGAGTGTGCTAGCATCAATCGCATTTATGGATTCTATGATGAGTGTAAGTGAAAATAAAGACTTAGAAAAGTAATTTATGGAAACATTGCCTAATAATTTTCCGGTTCAAAAGAATTCCTTTGATTCAGAGTTTTTCCAAAATAAGATCTATCAGGCATAGGCCAGGAAGAGGAACCTGAAACTGGGAAACATGTTACTAATTAAATTGGTTCCTTGAGATCTCCCTGGTCATGTTTCAGATTGACTGGCTGCAGCTTACCTGGCTGAAAAGgctcttttaaaattagtttatttagAAACTATTCAGGTGAAACAGAAGTCACCATAGACAGTGGCCCTTGGTTTTCTAGTGTCCATTAAGGTTTTAGCTCTCAGCATTCTTGTGGTATGACAGAAGCTCTATTAGTCCTGTGTCATCAGAATTATTGAGAAATTCTGTGAAACTCTTTAAAAGTCAGAGTTTAATATTATTAGAATTTAAATATGTGTCTATAAACCTTGGAAGACAAAGATACTGAATACTCTGGGGTATCcttattttactctctttttcaTTAGTAGGAAATCACCGGTTTGGTATTGTATGTTTCCAAGTGTTATTATTAAAATACCCTACTAGATTCAAATTTGGTCTTTTGGTTTTATTAGAGTACGGGAGTAAGTATATGTTTGGTTAATTAGAATCAATTATGATTTTcaaattgaattcttttttttattgctgtcttCCCTATTAgaatctatttttgctttttttcagtcCTTAATTATGTTAGAGACCTATTCAAACTCATATCTCCTTGATTTACATAATGATTTGACGAAGTTTGAGGGTGTGTTATATGTGCCAGGCACGATTGTGAACACAGTGCATGAAGCAAGGCACAATACAGATTATCTctgttctcatggagcttatattctttttttttttcccccccccccaagTGTTTATCCAGCACTGATTGGCCTTACCTGTCCACCCAAATAGCAGGTCATCAGCCTAGCTGGGATTGTATGTCCTTGTAGTGAAAAAAGGCTCTATCAGGCTTCCAGTGCTTAATGAAAatagcctttcttttttcttttcttttttttgagacgaagtttcgctcttgtcacctgggctagagtgtaatggcgcgatctcagctcactgcaaccttctggttagctgggattacaggcacgcaccaccttgcctggctaattttgtatttttagtagagatggggtttctctgtgttggtcaggctggtcttgaactcccaacctcaggtgatccacccacctcggcctcccagagtgctgggattacaggcgtgagccactgcgcccggccgtgagcttacattctaatagaAATGATTATGTGTttgattttatattgtattttatttctgaggTGTATGTGTGGTTTGAATTACTTAGACTAACAGAGGAAATGGGTTGGAGTACATCAAACTACAACATTCTTCCTAAAGCTACATCAGAAATGgaggtatatttttaaaggataaaagaTGGGCAAGAATGTCCTTGGGGGTAGAAATGacatcaaatgaaataatgtatgggAGAGCAACTTGTAAACAGTGCTTTGAGTTATGTACTTACTCATTAAGGGGCAGGTGGCGGCATAAAAGCACAGGAAGTTAGTACTTGTGTCTTTCATCCCTTCCCTAGCTTAGTAGTTGTACCTTATTACCAAATTCAGAAAAATTGAGTAACTCTAAAAAGGTGAACATACACTTGAGGTTGTCTTTGTCGTAGCTTTTTATGCTAGGCTATAGGAAAATTATAGCCTTTGTGCCGCTATTTATACTTCCTATAATGCCAAGTTGTAATTCACACAAGAGAGAATACCAGTTAAACACTTGGAAATTTTCCTTCCTTGGCAGTAAGTTTATACTGTGTTACTCAATGCATTAGTGTTAAAATGGACAGTTTCCAGAGGCACCCTTTCACTTCTGCTGCTTGTTTGGCTAGGTATTTAGTCCACatattgaagggaaaaaaatgagccaACAGCCTATTAGACTGTTTAAAAATTGCTGTATTATAGTgatcttaaaagacaaaaattgtttGATGTATTTCATAAAACACCTAGCACagtctttgggttttgttttttaagtgttaaATTTGATTAGGTTTATTTTAAGTTGTCagaaattgtatgtatttataatgtACAGCATGATATcttgaaatacatatacattgcagaatggttaaatctagctgatttaacatatgcattacctcaaaAAGTTAGCATTTTGGGAGAAAACAACACTTAAAATTTAGTGTTTTACAAGGATACAATATAGTGTTAATTGTAGTCACTATGTTATACAATAGATCTTCTGTTTATTCCTACTACCCAACTGATActttgtattctttgaccaacatcttcccatcCCACCCCTACCCCCCAGCACAATCTTTGAAGTCTTGGTAACTTTACTGAAGGTATTGAATGTTTATTATAGTTGTTgcctttttaaaagtatgtaaataaCATTTATGCATTATAGAAAAAGTTCTTTATAGataaacatgaagaagaaaattgaaatcattcATAATCCTGTGGCTTTGAGATAACTGAtgagaacagttttagatttttaaatttattctatcTGTTCTTTTTATAGGCAAACGAAGATTTAATATTAAATTGTGGAAGACCTTCACTGATTGTTTTAACTGTCTGCCTATAGCAGCCATTGTGGATGAGAAGATCTTCTGTTGTCATGGAGGTACACTAGTAAATTTACCTTACAGATTTTTTGTATTCTTCTATTATTCGGAAAATACCTATAATAATTAAGAGACTGTGGAAAACAAAGCAGTGCTGGTGTGAAAACTCAAGTGATTAAAACCGTTTTAAGCATGGCTAAACCTCttttaataattagaaatttatttataaatgaaaatgtaatactTCTTTAAATACAGTTTCACATATAAAGAGGATAACTAGAGTTGTTTGAGAAAGTCTCCTTTGCCTCAAGTTTTAACAGAAAGACACCCCTGCTATTTGTTAGTGAAAATGAGAGGATCGTTATCTTTCTGCCCATATTGAAATCTTTCATCAGAATCCAAATAAAATTGAGTTTAATATTAACATATATCAAGAATTCTAGGCTTCATATAGTATGTTTGCTTTAGtgttaacaataaaataaaataatttttggtagATTGGTAAGTTACTCTGTATGGCTTATGAAATAAGCTTGaagtttattttgaaagtttatttgaaaaattaatgtatATGTCTAACACCTTGGCTAGATGCCATGAAAATATGTAGATAATGTATGATCTGACGATCTTGAAGAGTTAAAAACCTGTTGCTAAGATATTTATGGAACATAATTGAATAATAAAAGGTACTTAATGTCAGAACTTACTAAGACACTAATTATGAGAAGTCAGGAGGAGAAAAGACTGAGCACATACGTATATGGAGGCATGGGTTTTAGAGGATAAATAGACTTTGGAGAAGTTAAAAGGACTTGAGACACTCTTTGTTGCTAGTTTAGGGAGTGTGTAAGAACTGGCCTGACTGGATAGAAGGTCAAGTACATGCTGGGAAATGATGGGATCAGATTGTGGAGATTTGAATATTGAGCAAAGGAGTTTGATGAATGATTTAATAACCATATTGGGTTTTTGTACAGGGAAGTAATTTAATGGAAATAGTGTTAAGAAAATTAGTTTTTCATCAGTATATGGGAAGAATTAAAGTGGAAAAACGCTGAAAAGCTAGATGCACTTGCCTAGGTCTGAGGTAATAAATGGTTTATTCTCTGGCAGAACATAATTCACTATATtaattgaaatatgttttccagtaGATACTAAACACGTAATGAATTGTAGTTTGTGTACATTAGTCTAGCTAAGGATAGAAGTGTAGCAGTATGGATATGAATGTTTAGCTTCATTCCTTGTGATGATACTTGGATTGCCTACCAGAGAGGAATAGTAGCTTATATACCACTTTAAAGATTGCAAAGTATTTTTATGAGCTTTTCCTGTTAATCCTTCTGATCAGTAGTTTGTGACTTCATGAAGATAATGAACATGTTGGAGTGGGATGTGAAAAGAAGGTCTTAGTCTTAGGGAACCAAGTGGGGCACTTTCACTTAGAAGTTGAAATGTTTAAGATTAGTGGTAAGAACTGGCAAAAGTGGTAGGAAGGGTTGCAGTTGATTATGTTTCTATGAAGGCCAGGGAATGATTGGAAAAAAGaatggtgggttttttttccttaggaagtCTTTTGAAATATAAAGGAATTTCTTTTCCCTAgtagggaaaaatggaaaaaaaaaaattataatgcttTATTGTATCAGAGTGGGATTCCTAATAACACTATGTTGCCCTTTAAGACGTTAAaaggagccaggcgtggtggctcatgcctgtaatcccagcactttgggtggccgaggcaggcggatcatgaggtcaagagatcgagaccagcctggccaacatggtgaaaccctgtctttactaaaaatacaaaaaattagctgggtgtggtggcgcgcgcctatagtcccagctacttgggaggctgaggcaggagaatcgcttgaacccagaaggtgtaggttgcagtgagctgagatcatgctactgcactctagcctgggtgatggagtaagactctgtcccaaaaaaaaaaaagacattaaatggGACACTTTTCAGTATCTTTGATTTCACATGGTGAATCTATTTTGATTGTATGCTGTTTATTCAGTGactattaaaatattgaaatttttagCTATCAGTACTATgtctcatctttttatttttaggattgTCACCAGACCTGCAATCTATGGAGCAGATTCGGAGAATTATGAGACCTACTGATGTCCCTGATACAGGTAAGTATAGCTCTCTatagtttaattattttgtgtaaaGTGTTGTCATATTTGAACCTGATTACATTTAGTGGAAGTAGGATTGgtttatgtaataaataaaagagttttttttATAGTCAGTAAGCCAGCTGCAGATTACTTTATTTGCAGTAATACAAAATTTTTCACTTTGCACTGATCCTCAAAATGTGGAACCTTTTTATTTATAGTCATAATGTGGTTCTGTCACCCTTATTTGATCACAAAAAAGATTTTGCTATTGAGTCCTCATCTATTTTTCTAAATTCCCTCGTTCATCCT
This Theropithecus gelada isolate Dixy chromosome 13, Tgel_1.0, whole genome shotgun sequence DNA region includes the following protein-coding sequences:
- the PPP1CB gene encoding serine/threonine-protein phosphatase PP1-beta catalytic subunit isoform X1, whose product is MADGELNVDSLITRLLEVRGCRPGKIVQMTEAEVRGLCIKSREIFLSQPILLELEAPLKICGDIHGQYTDLLRLFEYGGFPPEANYLFLGDYVDRGKQSLETICLLLAYKIKYPENFFLLRGNHECASINRIYGFYDECKRRFNIKLWKTFTDCFNCLPIAAIVDEKIFCCHGGLSPDLQSMEQIRRIMRPTDVPDTGLLCDLLWSDPDKDVQGWGENDRGVSFTFGADVVSKFLNRHDLDLICRAHQVVEDGYEFFAKRQLVTLFSAPNYCGEFDNAGGMMSVDETLMCSFQILKPSEKKAKYQYGGLNSGRPVTPPRTANPPKKR
- the PPP1CB gene encoding serine/threonine-protein phosphatase PP1-beta catalytic subunit isoform X2 — protein: MTEAEVRGLCIKSREIFLSQPILLELEAPLKICGDIHGQYTDLLRLFEYGGFPPEANYLFLGDYVDRGKQSLETICLLLAYKIKYPENFFLLRGNHECASINRIYGFYDECKRRFNIKLWKTFTDCFNCLPIAAIVDEKIFCCHGGLSPDLQSMEQIRRIMRPTDVPDTGLLCDLLWSDPDKDVQGWGENDRGVSFTFGADVVSKFLNRHDLDLICRAHQVVEDGYEFFAKRQLVTLFSAPNYCGEFDNAGGMMSVDETLMCSFQILKPSEKKAKYQYGGLNSGRPVTPPRTANPPKKR